A genomic segment from Torulaspora globosa chromosome 3, complete sequence encodes:
- the DIF1 gene encoding Dif1p (ancestral locus Anc_4.316) has translation MEMELSATPTHPLLCKQWVCGRRLLAATQRAVVYIALGVWTGGPCSGGPPIEATYKRMTVETVSPVKRPLHIPISSQDEQYDCQMQLGTIGMRIRQSVDQGYQVPQQNGLAQPQGASQRACVQDNSQITIPEYKRVPLPASRAAPMLVNQRTVSSSSSSLEMWEDSLDQRLSMIDDDMLRNKLGAGDLDAMFHGGANKRNWEQVDF, from the coding sequence ATGGAAATGGAGCTCTCTGCTACACCCACGCACCCTTTGTTGTGTAAACAGTGGGTGTGTGGGCGCCGGCTTCTAGCTGCCACCCAGAGGGCGGTCGTATATATAGCGCTGGGAGTTTGGACCGGTGGCCCGTGCAGCGGCGGACCGCCAATAGAAGCAACGTACAAGAGAATGACTGTGGAGACCGTTTCGCCAGTCAAGAGACCTTTGCACATACCGATCTCGTCGCAAGACGAGCAATATGACTGCCAGATGCAATTGGGCACAATTGGGATGCGCATAAGACAGAGTGTGGATCAGGGGTACCAGGTGCCACAACAGAATGGTCTAGCCCAGCCTCAGGGTGCCTCACAGCGAGCCTGTGTTCAGGACAACTCCCAGATAACAATCCCAGAGTACAAGAGAGTGCCGCTGCCCGCTTCGCGGGCAGCACCCATGCTGGTGAACCAGCGCACCGTGTCGAGCTCCAGCTCGTCGCTCGAGATGTGGGAGGACAGTCTCGACCAGAGACTTAGCATGATCGATGACGACATGCTGCGGAACAAGCTAGGGGCCGGAGATCTCGATGCCATGTTCCACGGTGGGGCTAACAAGAGAAATTGGGAACAGGTCGATTTTTAG
- the CAR2 gene encoding ornithine-oxo-acid transaminase (ancestral locus Anc_4.317), producing the protein MDYSTAATSKLSSAETVDWEQKYSAHNYHPLPVVFHRAKGAHVWDPEGREYLDFLSAYSAVNQGHCHPRIVQALIDQAQTLTLSSRAFSNDSFARFARYVTEYFGYEMVLPMNTGAEAVESALKLARRWGYETKKIPAGEAIVLGAQGNFHGRTFGAISLSTDEEDSRKNFGPFLRNTAARNPESGREIRYGVAEDLEEAFKTHGDRIAAVILEPIQGEAGIVVPPADYLPRVQKLCREHRALFICDEIQTGIGRTGKMLCYEHSQGVRPDVVLLGKAISGGVYPVSCVLASREVMLTFTPGSHGSTYGGNPLAAQVAIAALQVVRDEKLVDRARDLGDLLQGKLRELQRESDGAISEVRGRGLLTAIVIDPAKANGRTAWDLCLLMKEHGVLAKPTHDHIIRLAPPLVISEEDLLRGVESIRLALKQLPTAPRSNGH; encoded by the coding sequence ATGGATTATTCTACTGCTGCTACATCCAAACTGAGTTCCGCGGAAACTGTCGACTGGGAACAAAAATACTCTGCACATAACTACCATCCACTCCCCGTGGTGTTCCACCGTGCCAAGGGAGCCCACGTCTGGGACCCTGAAGGCCGCGAGTATCTCGACTTCCTCTCCGCGTACTCTGCGGTCAATCAGGGCCACTGCCACCCGCGCATAGTTCAGGCGCTTATCGACCAAGCGCAAACTCTGACGCTGTCGTCACGCGCGTTCTCGAACGATAGCTTTGCACGGTTCGCCCGCTACGTGACAGAGTACTTCGGCTATGAGATGGTGCTGCCCATGAACACTGGCGCCGAAGCGGTCGAGTCGGCGTTAAAGCTGGCCCGCCGCTGGGGCTAcgagacgaagaagatcccCGCGGGAGAGGCGATCGTTCTCGGCGCACAGGGAAACTTCCACGGACGCACATTCGGCGCCATTTCACTGTCCACGGACGAGGAGGATTCCCGCAAGAACTTCGGACCGTTCCTCCGCAACACAGCGGCCCGGAATCCGGAGTCCGGGCGTGAGATCCGGTACGGCGTCGCAGAAGACCTCGAAGAGGCCTTCAAGACGCACGGCGATCGCATCGCCGCGGTGATCCTCGAGCCGATCCAGGGCGAGGCCGGGATTGTCGTTCCACCTGCAGACTACCTGCCCCGCGTGCAGAAACTGTGCAGGGAGCACCGTGCGCTGTTTATCTGTGACGAGATCCAGACGGGGATCGGCCGCACAGGCAAGATGCTATGCTACGAGCACTCTCAGGGCGTGCGCCCAGACGTGGTGCTACTGGGGAAGGCGATCTCGGGCGGGGTGTACCCGGTGTCGTGCGTGCTTGCGTCGCGTGAAGTGATGCTCACGTTCACGCCCGGGTCGCATGGCTCGACGTACGGCGGGAATCCGCTAGCCGCCCAGGTGGCGATCGCGGCGCTGCAGGTCGTGCGCGATGAGAAGCTGGTAGACCGGGCACGTGACCTAGGTGATCTTTTGCAGGGCAAATTGCGGGAGCTGCAGCGGGAGTCGGACGGCGCCATCTCGGAAGTGCGCGGGCGCGGTCTGCTGACGGCGATCGTGATCGACCCTGCCAAGGCTAATGGACGTACCGCTTGGGACCTGTGTCTCTTGATGAAGGAGCATGGTGTGCTGGCCAAACCGACCCACGACCATATCATTAGACTGGCACCTCCGCTGGTGATCTCGGAAGAGGATCTGCTACGGGGCGTCGAGAGCATCAGATTGGCGTTGAAACAGTTACCGACAGCTCCAAGGAGCAACGGGCATTAG